AACAATAGAATCAAAAAATTAAAAGTTACGACGGAAAGTGGAATTGAAGAAGTGGTTACCCTAAAAGATTCACTTTCAAGACAAGTGGTAGAATTCAAAAACGAAATCCGAGCCAAAGAAATTTCCTTAACAATCCAAGAAGTATACAAGGGAACCAACGCAGAAAACACAGCCATTGCAGAAGTGATGTTTGATTCGGAACAAGCTGGCTCTGCATTAGTTCCACCGAAAAATACTTGGGCAATTGGAAAATGGAAAACTAAATCCAACATTGCAAGGATCCAACTTCATAATGACGGAACTTGTGAAATGGGATATGAAACTGCAAAGATGTTATGTACTTGGACCGAAAAAGGGGACAAAGTCATTGTTAGTTTAGAAGCAACTTTACCTCTAACAAATACAGATATTTTGGAAATCAAACGTAGAGGAAATGCAACTGACCCAGTGATTGAAATCAATGGTAAACATGAATTTGTCCTCAACAGGGATGAAGTTTAAATAGTCTCGCTAAAACTTCCTTCAGTCCATGTAGACCAAATGGATTCAACCACAGTAGATTCTTTATCTGCTGTGGTTTCAAAATACAATACAGCATTTTGGTAGGCTTTCCCGGTTAAATCCCGAACTGGTGTGAGTAGAACCAAATCACAATTTAAATCAGTTTCTAATTTCTTTAGCAATTCCCATTCCTTAAGTTTTCCTTGTTTTGGATATGGTAACACTAGTAGTCCACTGATTGTTTCGGATTTCACATTTCTTTTTTTGCGAACTTCCCATAAAATGCGACCTATCGAATAACGAAAATTAAACTCTGAGACAGGTTGCACAACGGTATTACTAGAGTCTCTATACAAAAAACCATCAATTGCACAAGGCCCTGCATATTCACTAGGGATAAGATTTTTTAAGTCTTTGACAAGATCATATACCTTTGGAAGGAACAAGGCTTCATATCCACTATGACTGCCACCAATACGAATCCCTCTAAATCCACCATCATGATCAATCCACATGTTTGTTGCTGTGAGATAAAAAAACTCACTCTCTTTCACATCCCAAAGTGTAGAAAAATCAAAAAAACGTGACTCTCCCACCCAATCTTCACATACAATCGGAAAACCAAACAATCGTTTGTTTATTTGGGAAAGTTTCCATGAATCAGAAGGTGTTTTGAAGATGATATGATTTCGGCCTGCAAGTCCAAACTCACTCTTTAAAACCACAGGTAATTTTGCCTCTTCCAAATCAGCAAACAGATGTTCTTCGGATGATATCAATTTGGCAGGAAGTGGCGAGTGGTTTTTGCGAAAGTCAAGTTGAGTCACTTTAGAATTGAGATACCTAACCATTTCCAATTGAATCGGATCGACTACAAGTTCTCCATCTTCCCAAACATGACGCCTACCCCATTCAACAAGTGTTACCTCTTGTAACAAAGAGCCAACTAACGATGGGATGCCTGGAGTGAAACCTTTTTCCTTCCAATGCGAATACAATTCATCAGAGGGAAGTTCTTCAACAAGGACATAATCCTCTTCGTTTGTGATGGGGAAAAACAATTTCTCCAAACAACGATTCCTCCTCTTAAGCGAGGAATCTAAATTGAGTGGAGGTGAATGGAGTTTATACTCAAATAATGAGTCTAAGTAGTATAACTTTGGCACCAATCAATAGATACGTCGGATGGCAGTCGCAATCCTCTGTACATTATCTTTTGTTAAGTTAGGATAAATCGGGATACAATGACCTCTTTGGAATAACCTTTCTGCATTTGGGTATTCTAAGTGGTTTTCTTCCAAAACACGATGAAGTGGTTCTTCTACTGTCCTTTGAGTTCCAATATGAATTGATTTGAAGTATCTTTGGATTTCTTCATAATTTTGTCCAGAAACAACAATCGGAAACCTTTGGAATGTATCTTCATTTGGATTTTGGAAAAAAGTTTCGAGCCTTGAGTTTTGAACTGCTTGCAAATACGCAGATGCAATTTTTTTCTTACGTTCTAAAATCACACCAAGTTTTGACAACTGTTCAATTCCAAGAGCTGCTTGGTAATCCACCAAATTATAATCATATTTTGGTTCACCAAAGTTACGTTTTGCGGATGTTCCAGACTTATAAGATTTCACAACATTCGCCAATTGACTTTCAGCAGTGATGATCATGGCACCATTACCTGTTGTGATGATGTTCTCAGCACTGAGTCCACAGATAGCGATTTTAGTTTGTTTTCCAACTGTGATGGTTTCGGAAGTGGCACCAATTGCTTCGGTAAAGTCTTCAATCACTTCCAAGCCTTCGATGGAATAATCAGTGATTCGTATGAGGGAACCAAAACTGTGATCAAACAAAGCA
The sequence above is a segment of the Leptospira levettii genome. Coding sequences within it:
- a CDS encoding NADase-type glycan-binding domain-containing protein; this translates as MNLRNFKSTLLILSICLPLFSESLNPPVITSTSQLQPKTKKYIPVFAMDGKLKTSWVEGAEGEGLGESLQFKYKTPINFRSLSIYNGFGDPKLWAANNRIKKLKVTTESGIEEVVTLKDSLSRQVVEFKNEIRAKEISLTIQEVYKGTNAENTAIAEVMFDSEQAGSALVPPKNTWAIGKWKTKSNIARIQLHNDGTCEMGYETAKMLCTWTEKGDKVIVSLEATLPLTNTDILEIKRRGNATDPVIEINGKHEFVLNRDEV
- a CDS encoding DegT/DnrJ/EryC1/StrS family aminotransferase — protein: MSTETIQRPIRKEKNIEFFKPTLSREDLKGVLECLVEEHLSTGEIVERFEKTFCHTFKIKYAISSNSLTSAYHLALLALGVKAGDSVLLSSYSPISALDAIFLIQAKPVIVDLKRNSFHPCPEEFLRKKNESGAKFALFDHSFGSLIRITDYSIEGLEVIEDFTEAIGATSETITVGKQTKIAICGLSAENIITTGNGAMIITAESQLANVVKSYKSGTSAKRNFGEPKYDYNLVDYQAALGIEQLSKLGVILERKKKIASAYLQAVQNSRLETFFQNPNEDTFQRFPIVVSGQNYEEIQRYFKSIHIGTQRTVEEPLHRVLEENHLEYPNAERLFQRGHCIPIYPNLTKDNVQRIATAIRRIY